One stretch of Corynebacterium auriscanis DNA includes these proteins:
- a CDS encoding DUF2017 domain-containing protein — MQPWAKKKSVLRGTRYVTVLEPIEREMLGDSAATVSDKLMERVRTAPKDELAELTGMPSGHAEAPHELGLRRMLPSFFKDDAELMDGDAALMRQLHETDIIKRKLLNLQYVVTMLGPNGSVNISLSPDEVQPWLGALADIRQYHTAQLEEFRVTLEDNSDQLIAASNYLEWLGYHLDSLLTAVMGELDVPDEGADGQEDTDNGTHD; from the coding sequence ATGCAACCTTGGGCGAAAAAGAAAAGCGTTCTGCGAGGAACGCGCTATGTCACCGTGCTGGAGCCGATTGAGCGGGAAATGCTTGGTGATTCCGCAGCGACGGTCTCCGACAAACTCATGGAGCGAGTGCGAACCGCCCCCAAGGACGAACTCGCGGAACTCACGGGCATGCCTTCGGGCCACGCCGAGGCCCCTCATGAACTTGGGTTGCGGCGCATGTTGCCTTCGTTCTTTAAAGACGATGCCGAGTTGATGGATGGCGATGCCGCTTTGATGCGTCAGCTGCACGAGACCGACATCATCAAACGCAAACTCCTCAACCTGCAGTACGTGGTGACGATGCTGGGCCCCAACGGGTCCGTCAACATCTCCCTGTCGCCAGACGAGGTACAGCCGTGGCTGGGTGCCCTCGCTGATATTCGGCAGTATCACACCGCGCAGCTGGAGGAATTCCGTGTGACGCTGGAGGATAATTCCGATCAATTGATCGCCGCCAGCAATTATTTGGAGTGGCTGGGCTACCATCTGGATAGCTTGCTCACCGCGGTGATGGGCGAACTCGACGTGCCGGACGAGGGGGCCGACGGCCAAGAGGATACGGATAATGGCACCCATGATTGA
- a CDS encoding ATP-dependent DNA helicase: MLTSSEDVLAAAIEELGGQPREGQTRMTQAVADALESNHHLAVQAGTGTGKSFAYLVPAAIHATDKGLPVVVSTATIALQRQLVERDLPRLAKAIEDMLPRPLEFAILKGRNNYLCLNKVNAAPSTTESEEAALLDPGEVSATGRQVARLHEWAQETEDGDRDNLDKGVSDRAWRQVSVTSRECIGATRCPFGKLCFAEQAKSRAQEADIVVTNHALLAIDALSESSVLPEHEAVIVDEAHELEGRITNVATAELSGTAVAILAKRAGKIGPDDAGAELKEAGDEWVNALEAAVLNDESAVGRWTSVPSGLEPALTSLRDAAWSTNRKINQIPAGEFANDPAKAAERLAILVATEELNDTCVRILNAHAQNETTATTSEDLIGEDVVWLSNDNERKIVRVAPLSVADLLRQKLFGSATVVLTSATLALGGKFNAMLNAWGIGRKARTLDVGTPFDAAKHGILYVAQHLPPPGRSGVSDEAVDEVAQLINAAGGRTLGLFSSRRAAEEMANRLRSVVPHKILLQGEDSLSALVEQFREDESTCLFGTLGLWQGVDVPGRSLSLVIMDRIPFPRPDDPLRQARKEAADSAGRNGFMEVAANHAALLMAQGAGRLLRSTTDRGVVAVLDSRLATARYGSYIRASMPGFWETSNGTVVKKALRRLVAD; encoded by the coding sequence TTGCTCACATCCTCAGAGGACGTACTGGCAGCGGCCATCGAAGAACTCGGTGGTCAGCCCCGCGAGGGGCAAACGCGCATGACCCAAGCGGTGGCAGATGCCTTGGAATCCAACCATCATCTCGCTGTCCAAGCCGGAACGGGCACCGGTAAATCATTTGCCTACCTAGTTCCTGCCGCAATCCACGCTACGGACAAGGGGTTGCCCGTGGTGGTCTCCACCGCGACCATCGCACTGCAACGCCAGCTGGTGGAACGCGACCTGCCACGTTTGGCCAAAGCCATCGAGGATATGCTGCCTCGTCCGTTGGAATTCGCGATCCTGAAAGGTCGCAACAATTACCTGTGCCTCAACAAGGTCAATGCGGCTCCAAGCACAACCGAAAGCGAAGAAGCCGCTCTGCTGGACCCTGGCGAGGTCTCAGCTACCGGCCGACAAGTTGCTCGCCTGCACGAATGGGCGCAGGAAACTGAGGATGGGGACCGCGACAACCTAGACAAAGGTGTGTCAGACCGAGCGTGGCGTCAAGTATCCGTTACCTCCCGTGAGTGCATCGGCGCCACCCGCTGCCCCTTCGGCAAGTTGTGCTTCGCCGAACAGGCCAAATCCCGCGCGCAAGAAGCGGACATCGTGGTCACCAACCATGCACTGCTGGCCATTGACGCACTGTCCGAGAGTTCCGTGTTGCCCGAGCACGAAGCCGTCATTGTCGATGAGGCCCACGAGCTGGAGGGGCGCATCACCAACGTTGCCACAGCAGAGCTTTCGGGCACGGCGGTGGCGATTTTGGCTAAACGTGCAGGCAAGATCGGCCCCGACGATGCGGGCGCTGAGCTCAAGGAGGCCGGTGATGAATGGGTCAATGCCCTCGAAGCCGCCGTACTTAATGACGAATCAGCAGTTGGCCGTTGGACGTCTGTTCCCTCAGGCTTGGAACCTGCCCTTACTTCTTTACGCGACGCCGCGTGGTCCACGAATCGAAAAATCAACCAGATTCCCGCTGGTGAATTTGCAAACGATCCCGCCAAAGCAGCGGAACGACTGGCCATCCTTGTCGCGACGGAGGAGCTGAACGATACGTGTGTGCGTATCCTCAACGCCCACGCTCAAAACGAAACGACAGCCACCACCAGCGAAGACCTGATCGGAGAGGACGTAGTGTGGCTGTCCAACGATAACGAGCGCAAAATCGTGAGAGTGGCGCCCTTGAGCGTTGCCGATCTACTGCGGCAGAAACTGTTCGGATCCGCGACAGTGGTTCTGACTTCCGCCACCCTCGCCTTGGGCGGGAAGTTCAATGCCATGCTCAACGCGTGGGGAATCGGCAGAAAGGCCCGCACGCTGGATGTGGGAACCCCTTTCGATGCCGCGAAGCACGGAATTTTATACGTCGCACAGCATTTGCCGCCTCCCGGGCGCAGCGGTGTAAGCGATGAAGCCGTTGATGAAGTCGCCCAACTGATCAACGCCGCCGGCGGACGGACCTTGGGATTGTTTAGTTCCCGGCGCGCAGCCGAGGAGATGGCCAATAGATTGCGCTCAGTTGTTCCCCACAAAATTCTGCTTCAAGGGGAAGATTCCCTCTCGGCCCTCGTGGAGCAATTTCGCGAGGATGAATCCACCTGTTTGTTCGGCACTCTGGGGCTGTGGCAAGGAGTGGATGTTCCCGGGCGCAGCTTGTCGCTCGTGATCATGGATCGCATCCCATTTCCCCGCCCGGACGATCCCTTGCGGCAAGCTCGCAAGGAAGCAGCCGATAGCGCCGGGCGCAACGGTTTTATGGAAGTCGCGGCCAACCACGCTGCGCTGCTCATGGCGCAGGGGGCCGGTCGGCTATTGCGGTCGACGACCGACCGCGGTGTAGTGGCCGTGTTGGATTCGCGTTTAGCAACCGCGCGTTACGGCTCTTATATCCGAGCATCCATGCCCGGATTCTGGGAGACATCCAACGGCACCGTCGTCAAGAAGGCCCTACGGCGGTTAGTCGCGGACTAA
- a CDS encoding nicotinate phosphoribosyltransferase — translation MLPGTNCVPSSALLTDMYELTMLQAALLDGTAHRQCAFEVFTRRLPNERRYGVLAGTARVLEAVKHFRFTDDQVDHMSFLNDETKDFLRKYRFSGQIDGYREGELYFPQSPLMTVRGTFAECVILETVILSILNADSAVASAAARMVTAAEGRPLIEMGSRRTHEYAAVSAARAAYLAGFTATSNMEASQRYGVPSSGTAAHAWTLLHTDPDGTPNEEAAFRAQIEALGSSTTLLVDTYDITKGVETAVKVAGPELGAVRIDSGDLGVLTRQVRKQLDELGAKNTKIVVSSDMDEFSIAALRSEPVDAFGVGTSVVTGSGAPTAGLVYKLVEVDGVPVAKRSRGKASVGGAKAAVRVTRPTGTAVEEISYPIDTPAPDTGDLPTVQLTIPLMRDGQTVEGLDTLEQSRDHLAKQLVTLPWEGLALTRDEPALSVRHVTG, via the coding sequence ATTCTCCCTGGCACCAACTGTGTACCGTCGTCCGCTTTGTTGACGGATATGTACGAGCTGACGATGCTGCAGGCCGCTTTGTTAGACGGCACTGCGCACCGGCAGTGCGCGTTTGAGGTATTCACCCGGCGCCTACCTAACGAGCGGCGTTATGGCGTGCTAGCCGGAACCGCCCGTGTACTCGAGGCCGTAAAGCATTTCCGCTTTACCGATGATCAAGTCGACCACATGAGCTTCCTCAACGATGAAACTAAGGACTTCCTGCGGAAATACCGTTTCTCTGGGCAGATTGATGGCTACCGGGAAGGCGAGTTGTACTTTCCCCAGTCCCCACTCATGACGGTGCGTGGCACCTTTGCTGAATGCGTGATCTTGGAAACCGTCATCCTCTCAATCCTCAATGCGGATTCGGCTGTGGCCTCCGCCGCGGCACGCATGGTCACCGCGGCGGAGGGGCGCCCGCTCATTGAGATGGGATCGCGACGGACCCACGAATACGCTGCGGTGTCGGCAGCACGCGCGGCGTACCTGGCTGGATTCACTGCAACCAGCAACATGGAAGCTTCGCAGCGTTACGGAGTACCGTCCAGCGGCACCGCTGCCCATGCGTGGACCCTGTTGCATACAGACCCCGATGGCACGCCAAACGAAGAAGCCGCTTTCCGGGCACAAATTGAGGCTCTGGGGTCCAGCACAACCCTGTTGGTCGATACCTACGACATCACCAAGGGTGTAGAGACTGCTGTGAAGGTTGCCGGTCCCGAACTAGGTGCAGTCCGTATCGACTCGGGCGACCTCGGTGTGCTCACCCGCCAGGTACGCAAACAGTTAGACGAACTGGGTGCTAAAAACACTAAAATCGTCGTTTCCTCCGACATGGATGAGTTTTCCATCGCAGCTTTGCGCAGTGAACCCGTGGATGCATTCGGCGTGGGCACCAGCGTGGTGACCGGTTCCGGCGCCCCCACTGCCGGTTTGGTGTACAAGCTGGTGGAAGTCGATGGTGTTCCTGTCGCAAAACGCTCCCGTGGGAAGGCGAGCGTCGGCGGGGCTAAGGCCGCTGTCCGCGTGACACGCCCCACCGGTACCGCGGTCGAAGAGATCAGCTATCCGATCGATACACCCGCACCCGATACGGGCGATCTCCCCACCGTTCAGCTCACCATTCCGCTGATGCGCGATGGGCAAACCGTCGAAGGGCTGGATACCCTGGAGCAATCCCGCGATCACTTGGCCAAGCAATTGGTGACCCTGCCGTGGGAGGGCTTGGCTTTGACTCGCGACGAACCAGCGTTGAGCGTACGGCACGTCACCGGGTAA
- a CDS encoding P1 family peptidase gives MIDLFGCHIGPTNGLTDIAGLRVGHAICADGRGDSGTTVIVAPKGAIASVDVRGGGPGTRETDLLEPHNTVQQVHAISLSGGSAFGLDAASGVMAELESRGIGFPVLGPDHPDKVVPIVASAVIFDLLLGDWHSRPDAATGRAATINALEGGARGGATHAGEPSAEGDLGAHWGMGAGGELNVAETSLTGGELSAAEASLSGGELSAAETLSAMGNVGAGLGASAGALKGGFGQASAVFPDNGPLAGVTVAAGVVVNPQGAVFNPVDGTLWGIAAELDEEFRHYGVGPNTSISAPAVERLRGMNRLGTKMLNTTIGVVATDLDLSKSSVKRMALSAHDGLARAIRPSHMPMDGDTLFGLSTGTKQLDDNVELPVAMTMIAATAASCVERAIVHAVLAAETAFDVPSWKEATDL, from the coding sequence ATGATTGACCTTTTTGGCTGTCACATCGGGCCGACTAACGGCCTGACAGATATCGCGGGCCTGCGCGTGGGGCACGCTATCTGCGCAGATGGGCGAGGTGATTCGGGAACAACCGTCATTGTCGCACCGAAAGGGGCTATCGCCAGTGTGGATGTCCGTGGCGGGGGGCCAGGTACTCGCGAGACCGACTTGCTGGAACCGCACAACACGGTGCAACAAGTTCACGCGATCAGCTTGTCGGGTGGTTCTGCTTTTGGTCTTGACGCCGCCTCGGGGGTGATGGCCGAGCTGGAATCGAGGGGTATTGGTTTCCCCGTACTGGGGCCGGATCATCCAGACAAAGTCGTTCCCATCGTAGCTTCTGCGGTGATCTTTGACCTGCTGTTGGGCGACTGGCATTCGCGCCCGGATGCCGCCACAGGAAGAGCTGCCACTATAAACGCACTCGAGGGCGGTGCGCGCGGAGGTGCTACGCACGCGGGTGAACCCAGTGCTGAGGGGGATCTAGGTGCGCATTGGGGCATGGGCGCTGGTGGAGAACTCAACGTCGCTGAAACATCCCTCACCGGTGGAGAACTCAGCGCAGCTGAAGCATCCCTGTCCGGTGGAGAACTCAGCGCAGCTGAAACACTCAGCGCAATGGGCAACGTCGGTGCCGGACTGGGGGCGAGCGCCGGTGCGCTTAAAGGCGGATTTGGCCAGGCCAGCGCGGTTTTTCCCGACAATGGCCCGCTAGCTGGTGTGACTGTTGCTGCGGGAGTGGTTGTGAACCCCCAAGGTGCGGTGTTCAATCCGGTGGACGGCACGCTGTGGGGAATCGCAGCAGAACTCGATGAAGAGTTCCGCCATTACGGTGTGGGGCCAAATACCTCGATTAGCGCTCCAGCTGTTGAACGCTTGCGCGGGATGAATCGGCTGGGAACCAAGATGCTCAATACCACCATCGGGGTGGTGGCCACGGATCTGGACTTGTCGAAGTCCAGCGTCAAGCGCATGGCTCTTTCTGCCCATGATGGGCTGGCCAGAGCCATCCGTCCGTCGCACATGCCTATGGACGGGGATACCCTGTTCGGCCTTTCCACGGGAACAAAGCAGTTGGATGACAACGTTGAACTTCCTGTAGCGATGACGATGATCGCTGCGACCGCAGCCAGCTGTGTGGAACGCGCAATTGTGCATGCGGTGTTGGCGGCAGAAACTGCCTTCGATGTGCCCAGTTGGAAAGAAGCTACTGACCTATGA
- the clpS gene encoding ATP-dependent Clp protease adapter ClpS, producing the protein MTSPAAPAATPVQERLPETETEANLPWMCICWDDPVNLMSYVTYVFQTVLGYSRKRATELMMQVHNEGKAVVSSGERDKVEADVKKLQTAGLWATMQRSDG; encoded by the coding sequence ATGACTTCACCCGCAGCACCCGCAGCTACTCCAGTTCAGGAGCGGTTACCCGAGACCGAGACGGAGGCCAACCTCCCTTGGATGTGTATTTGTTGGGATGACCCGGTCAACCTCATGAGTTACGTCACCTACGTATTCCAAACGGTTCTGGGATACTCCCGCAAGCGCGCAACAGAATTGATGATGCAGGTTCACAACGAAGGAAAAGCCGTAGTGAGCTCTGGGGAGCGCGACAAAGTGGAGGCCGATGTGAAGAAACTGCAAACCGCTGGCCTGTGGGCCACGATGCAACGTTCCGACGGATAG
- a CDS encoding AMP-binding protein, with protein MPVNSERPDLELFEGGLYDYLYGSLSPDDEDRIAIIDVADGSETTYAQLKFFVNSAAGWLAHKGISKGDVVGLHCPNSLAFIVATHAIWRLGAVMSPVSLLATPQSIGEQMQDSGAKLLLTVAALGESGIEGGKLGGLREDDIVTLDTAQGLQQMLAERRTPPQVTIDRDNDLAVLPYSSGTTGLPKGVKLTHLQLVSNLQQAADIELVKHDDVVFGVLPFFHIYGLTALANATLSARATLVTVPRFSLESFLEAHQKFKVTFTFIAPPIAVLLSKHPAVDNYDLSSLRAFFSGAATLDEELALAVEKRLGVHMQQGYGLTETSPLVFANLDKANNRGSVGRVAANTEYMIVDVESLEEIGAPTEGDGVIEQQVGELWVRGPQVMVGYLNKPEQTAATLTEDKWLRTGDLARQDATGNVFIVDRLKELIKYKGYQVPPAELEALLLGHPQVADVAVVGTVRDDGEEIPKAFVVLQPGKTLTAEDIMDYTAARVAPYKKVRAVEFIDQIPKSATGKILRRELRAREAK; from the coding sequence ATGCCCGTGAACAGCGAACGCCCGGACTTAGAGCTTTTCGAAGGCGGTCTTTACGACTACCTCTACGGGTCTCTATCCCCCGATGACGAAGACCGCATTGCCATTATTGACGTGGCCGATGGGTCGGAAACTACGTACGCGCAGCTGAAATTCTTTGTCAATTCAGCAGCGGGGTGGCTGGCGCATAAGGGAATCAGTAAAGGAGACGTGGTTGGTCTTCATTGCCCTAATTCGCTTGCGTTCATCGTTGCCACGCACGCAATCTGGCGCCTTGGGGCCGTCATGTCTCCGGTTTCTCTTTTGGCGACGCCCCAGTCTATCGGCGAACAGATGCAAGACTCGGGCGCCAAGTTGCTGCTGACCGTGGCCGCACTGGGTGAGTCCGGTATCGAGGGCGGCAAGCTCGGGGGCCTGAGGGAAGACGATATAGTCACCTTGGATACAGCGCAGGGGCTGCAGCAGATGCTGGCGGAGCGCAGGACGCCACCCCAGGTCACGATCGACCGGGACAACGATTTGGCGGTCCTGCCCTACTCGTCGGGCACCACCGGGCTACCCAAGGGGGTGAAGCTGACCCACCTGCAGCTGGTTTCTAACCTGCAGCAGGCAGCCGATATTGAGCTCGTCAAGCACGACGATGTGGTGTTCGGTGTGTTGCCGTTTTTCCATATCTACGGTTTGACCGCGCTGGCGAATGCCACTTTGTCCGCACGGGCGACGTTAGTAACAGTACCGCGTTTCAGCTTGGAATCCTTCCTCGAGGCACACCAGAAATTTAAGGTCACGTTTACTTTCATCGCCCCGCCAATCGCTGTGCTATTGAGCAAGCACCCAGCGGTGGATAATTACGATCTTTCATCTCTGCGCGCTTTCTTCAGTGGTGCTGCCACACTTGACGAGGAGCTCGCGCTCGCCGTGGAGAAGCGCCTGGGTGTGCACATGCAACAGGGATACGGCCTCACCGAGACTTCCCCGCTGGTGTTCGCCAACCTAGATAAAGCCAACAACCGCGGGTCCGTGGGGCGCGTTGCGGCCAACACGGAATACATGATTGTGGACGTGGAGTCGCTGGAGGAAATTGGGGCTCCGACCGAAGGTGATGGGGTGATCGAGCAGCAAGTCGGCGAACTTTGGGTCCGCGGTCCGCAAGTCATGGTTGGTTACCTCAACAAACCAGAACAAACCGCTGCGACGCTCACTGAAGATAAGTGGCTCCGCACGGGTGACTTGGCGCGTCAAGATGCGACCGGCAACGTGTTTATCGTGGATCGCCTCAAGGAGCTCATTAAGTACAAGGGCTACCAGGTACCACCAGCTGAACTAGAAGCCCTGTTGCTGGGCCACCCACAGGTTGCCGATGTTGCCGTCGTAGGTACAGTGCGCGATGACGGGGAGGAAATCCCCAAGGCGTTCGTTGTTCTGCAGCCCGGCAAAACTCTAACTGCAGAAGACATCATGGACTACACGGCCGCTCGCGTGGCACCGTACAAGAAGGTGCGCGCAGTGGAGTTTATTGACCAGATCCCTAAGAGCGCGACAGGCAAGATTCTGCGACGAGAATTGCGGGCCCGCGAGGCGAAGTAA